A genomic stretch from Salarias fasciatus chromosome 18, fSalaFa1.1, whole genome shotgun sequence includes:
- the LOC115405142 gene encoding BAG family molecular chaperone regulator 1-like, whose product MSEQTVTVTVTYGSVKHSVSVSGPAGAAAEPTVKDLSDALTQLTGVPGASQKIIFKGKSLKDMDESLSSFGVKDGCKLMMIGKRNSPEEEAELKKLKDIEKSVEQTVKKLEKVDGELTGLKNGFLAKDLQAQALDKLDNRVKAAAEQFIRILEQIDAMTVPENFSDCRMKKKGLVKTVQDFLARCDKIEACISEHLSKIQSKNLALAD is encoded by the exons atgtcagagcagacCGTGACTGTGACCGTCACATACG gatcGGTGAAGCACAGTGTGTCGGTGTCCGGCccggctggagctgcagcagaacccACCGTTAAAGACCTGTCAGATGCTCTCACTCAGCTCACTGGAGTCCCGGGCGCCTCGCAGAAAATCATCTTCAAAG GGAAGTCTCTGAAGGACATGGACGAGAGTCTGTCCAGCTTTGGAGTGAAAGACGGCTGCAAACTCATGATGATAGGAAAGCGG AACAGTCCCGAGGAGGAGGCCGagctgaagaagctgaaagacatcGAGAAGTCCGTGGAGCAGACGgtgaagaagctggagaaggtGGACGGGGAGCTGACTGGACTGAAGAAC GGGTTCCTGGCTAAAGACCTCCAGGCTCAGGCTCTGGATAAACTGGACAACCGGGTGAAAGCGGCGGCGGAGCAGTTCATCAGGATCCTGGAGCAGATCGACGCTATG ACTGTCCCGGAAAACTTCAGCGActgcagaatgaagaaaaagggGCTGGTGAAGACGGTGCAG GACTTCCTGGCCCGGTGCGACAAGATCGAGGCCTGCATATCCGAGCACCTGTCCAAGATCCAGTCCAAGAACCTGGCCCTGGCAGACTGA